A part of Loxodonta africana isolate mLoxAfr1 chromosome 11, mLoxAfr1.hap2, whole genome shotgun sequence genomic DNA contains:
- the LOC111749614 gene encoding vomeronasal type-1 receptor 2-like: MVSGKFSVLFSMKNVSHSHASMQNPVCILESQDLENDRINSMDLKIATILLFQIVVGILGNFSLTIHYILPHFYGCRSRSTDLILRHLTVANSLAIVSIGVPQTMLAFGLKHFLNDFGCKLVLYLQRVARGMSICTTCLLSVFQTITISPMHSRWAGLKLKALKYICLSNILCWIQHMLVNAIFPTYVSDKRRNNTIIRKSVLGYCCTTHHDNVAISLYAALLSSHDVFCLGFMSWASGSMVFILYRHKKKVQHIHRNNISPRSSAKTRATQSILVLVSIFVSLYALSSIIYAYLALFDNPSWWLVNMSALITACFPTVSPFVLMSSDSRVLRLCSVCCGRNIFFISPKK, encoded by the coding sequence ATGGTAAGtggaaaattttctgttttattttccatgAAGAATGTAAGCCACAGTCATGCTTCCATGCAGAACCCTGTTTGTATACTTGAATCTCAAGACctggaaaatgacagaataaattcCATGGATTTGAAAATAGCAACAATCCTCCTATTCCAGATAGTCGTTGGAATCCTGGGGAATTTCTCACTCACGATTCATTACATCCTCCCTCACTTCTATGGATGCAGGTCACGGTCCACAGACTTGATTCTCAGGCACCTGACTGTAGCCAACTCCTTGGCCATTGTCTCTATAGGAGTCCCCCAGACAATGCTTGCTTTTGGGTTAAAACATTTCCTCAATGATTTTGGATGCAAACTTGTTTTATATCTTCAAAGGGTGGCCAGGGGTATGTCCATTTGTACCACCTGCCTCTTGAGTGTCTTCCAGACCATCACCATCAGCCCTATGCactccaggtgggcagggcttaAACTAAAAGCCCTAAAGTACATTTGTCTCTCCAATATCCTCTGTTGGATACAACACATGCTAGTCAATGCCATTTTTCCAACCTATGTGTCTGATAAACGGAGGAACAATACCATCATAAGGAAAAGTGTGTTGGGATACTGCTGTACTACACACCATGACAATGTAGCAATCTCACTCTATGCAGCATTGTTATCCTCCCATGATGTTTTCTGTTTGGGATTCATGTCCTGGGCCAGTGGCTCCATGGTTTTCATCCTGTACAGACACAAGAAGAAAGTCCAACACATTCATAGGAACAACATCTCCCCCAGGTCCTCTGCTAAGACCAGAGCCACCCAAAGTATCCTTGTCTTGGTGAGCATCTTTGTATCACTTTATGCCCTCTCTTCCATTATTTATGCTTATTTAGCTCTCTTTGATAATCCCAGTTGGTGGCTGGTGAACATGTCTGCGTTAATCACGGCGTGTTTCCCAACAGTCAGCCCCTTTGTTCTCATGAGCAGTGACTCCCGTGTACTGAGACTTTGCTCTGTCTGCTGTGGAAGGaatattttttttatctctccTAAGAAATAG